GACCCAAATTTACCATTCCAAAAAGTCGTATTCAAGAGGTGTGGAAAAACCAAATGTAGATCTAACAAATTAGCAATTAGATAAAGATTAGACTCACTCTCATTAAATTAGTTATCTAAtctacttttatattatttctctctttttaaagccctaaaaaaagttttaaatactctaaaaaagattaaaagaaaGTTCTTTTGTGCAGGTGGAGACGGAAAAAGGAAGATTCATTAAGTTTCTTGGAGTCATGTTGATGTTCCAAAGGATAAAGGTGGGCTCAGTATTAATACTCTTGAAACTGCAAATTAGGTTCTCCTGACCCGGTGGTGGCCTAAGTTTTTCTCAGATTCTCAAAGATTATGGTGTAAAGGAATATAAGTAATTCACGAAGGGcatcaaagttttttttagctTAACATCAAACAATAAAGTTTTGGAAATGCATTATGAAAAATGGAGTAATGCTTCATGAGAAACGTATTGATATTAAATCTGCAGTTGATAATTGCAATGATAGTGAGTTACAAGTGTTCTCTATAAGGCGTAGAGTCGAAGAGATCCAAGGGATTACCTTTGAAAACAACTTTACTTGGAATATTGGGTTCTTAAAAAGGTGAATATTCTAATTTGGAGAGCTACTTTGGACCGAATTGCGACACGAGTTGAGTTGAAGATAAGAAATATAAACATTGGAAACGACTTTTGTGTGATTTGTAACTTTGGTTGTGAAACCACTGAGCATGTGTTTATTACTTGTCCTTGGACCAACCAGATATGGGACAAAGTGAGTGAATGGTATAACATTTCTCCTATTTTTGTTTTCTCCTTCCAAGACTTACTAGAGATTCATAAAGGGTCTGTCAGAGACagtaagaaaaagaaagtgGTTCGTGCTATTATTATGATTGCCATTTGGTGTTTATGGTCGACAAGGAATAAGCATGTATTTAACCACATCAAACCATCTCCAGAATTTGTTATGGCTGAGATCAATGTGTATACCCAATtgtggttatcatcaagatctAAATGGGCTGCTAGTGATGTTATCTATAACTTTGTTTAGGTTGCATTTGTAATATTATGTAGTTTGCTTGTCTTTAGTGGAATGTTAATATTGATGTTTGTATTGAAGTCTTCTAGCATCATGCTAATcgacatttttataataatatttcatttttgtcgttaaagaaaaaaaaaataaagattcaAACGTATAATCGTTAACTTGAAAAGAACTAACATCTAAATTGTTAAGGGAAAAATGCTCAAAAATTACTGTTAAACATAGAGTATATCGACCACAacacttgaaagttgaaactcgACCGAAATGACAAATTTCCAGTGTAACATCAAATTCAACTAAAAACTCCCTAAAAAATGATCCTGACAAATACCAACACATGTTTTCTCAAACCCAAATCCATAACTCTTCTTCATAATCATCAATCccttattattaaaaaatcatcCCCAAAATTCACAGTATTTGCCACGTCACCACCTATTTCCATGGCTACCTCTTCCACGTCAGCAACAGTTCCAAACCCATCTCTTACACTCTTGTTTGTTGAAATGGGTGTTGGCTATGATCAACATGGGTAATACTGCAAcctatttcattattatttttatttatttatttttgacaaGATTTCAACTTTACATTAAAATGCAAAaaatttaatcattttctttcactttttatacattaattcaagtattaattaaaaaaaaagaattaattgcAACAGGCAAGATGTCACAAAAGCAGCAATGAAAGCTTGTAGGGACGCCATTTCTTCTAATTCAATCCCTGCTTTTCggagaggttttttttttttttaattattattaatttctgTTGTGTTTGATATTGTGTTTTTAAGGTACAATgttctttatttcattatttgtgctttttgaaaacataaagACTGATTGTAGAACTTAAGGAATGACTGTTTTCGTGTTTTCGACGGGGCCGGATAAAATATAAGCCCCTACCCAGATAAGATATGGTATCAAGTTTAATGCTTTTGCTCCATGTGTTGTAAATTAATTGCTCTGCTTCCCTCTTAATTCGGTCCCGAATAATAATACAATAcgaaataatataataacacTGATAATGTATATGTGACACcaatatctttttcttttattaactCTTTTGTAGCTAACATTTGTAAACTGTGTTACTGAAATTACGGTTTTGTACGCTTAATAGAGGCTGTATGTGAaatccaagttttttttttcctcaaccGCTTATCGTGCGACTTGTTTTAAAATGGTGCGTTGTTTTAGTAGTGACTTGTGATTTAGAACTCGAAGCagtgaattttttattttttttggattttatggCGTTTTGGAAAATTGATTGCTAGCAACTACTCGTGGGGAAGTCTTTTTCAAAGTAAGGTGTCATTGGATTGGATAAGTAATGTAATGGTTACCTGTTGAAGGATCAGTGTGCATATTTATGTGATGTAACGTATACATGTGCTATGTAAAACTTAGATGTAGAGGATGAGTATCGCTGTCATATATTTCATCTTTGCTCTTTTTCTTATAACACAAGTTCGCTGTTTATTCGTTGGCATTTTAGTTTAGTATGCTCGTTCGTGTTGTAAGTTGAACAGTATACAATTAGCAATTAACTTAATTTCCAAATGTTTAGCTGTATGCATGAGTTACATGGCCAGTCGGCCACTAGGCTGTTATATCGTTTATAGCATAAATTGTATATTCATTTCATGAAAATCACGAAACGCTCATCAGAAGTTAATTGGCATGACTAAATGCCATTTGAAGTTTTATTCAACACCTGTTTAAGTTAGTTTGATTACCAACACCACTCTTAAAAGTTTTAGtaatcttctattacttatATATCACATCACGTTGATGTCCATAAGACATGTAACCCTTCTAAACTTTatgcaaaactaaaaaaacatgtTAGTTATGCATCATGTTTCTTTCAGTTGAATCTGTTATTCAGTTATAATGAAAGTTTCTTCTTGCTATATTCAActgcttaaaaaaacataatgtaACTTTAATTTTTAGGAAGAGAATGTTGAGATCACTTGGAAGGCTTTTACAATAGCTTGATTAACCACTCCTTTtataatttagtaatttattaCCTTATCTGAATTCCTTTGTAAATTCCCCTTTCtgatgtgaccttgtactaagACAGAAAACTAAAATATTGAAGACCGTCTCTTAGCTTTACGTTATACCCAAATATGTTACTATCTACCTTTAGACATCAGCAGTTTAATGTGTAATTCAATCCACAGGCTCAATGAGTTTTTCGTTGATGGTTGGGATACTTTCCTTGACATCTTTCAACTGATTCAATTCGTAAGCTATAGGTTTTTCTTGCTTAATGATCACACATCTGCTCCTTGTCTTGGAGCATCCTTATAAACAATAACTTCATCAATGGCCCACTGCTTAACCTTGTTTCCTATGAAATCCTTTAGTTTTTATTTCTCTTCTATGGACACTTTTGTAGTAATATTCGTGAGAAATGATTCATTTCCAGAAAGTCTTGTAACTTGTAAGCCTCTTTTGAAACTCAGATGACGTCCAACTTTCGTTGGTTACTTAACTAGTCCCATCTTAGAAATTCAATCACTTGGTTCAAATCCACCATACTTTCACGCTCATCATTTTATGCCACCTAAATCGAACTTGTTGTGACGGCAATTGAACAACTTGGAACATAACGTATAACTTGTCAACAAATATAGAACTAGTTGATTATTCTTATGATGTTTTCTTGTATTTGAGACTTTGAGTACTCCAAAATATTGTCTATAGAGCTATGAAATTGCCTTACACACCCGATCTATCATGTTAATAGATACTCCATTGTGTACTCAAATTTAGTATGACTGAGAATCCAAAAGGATAATAATCTAAgtagttaattactaaaatagaGGTGTAGCGGTCAAGGTCCGTTATATGCTATATTGGGTTATAGCGGTGAGATCGCGGTGGTATAGcggtttttaaaatattatgcaatatctgtatatatataattcttaatacttaatatttaataaaaatatcaattaatactttatacttcatagaaataacaaaagtcaagcttaaaagtgtcaatatttaaaacattagtgTTACTACTTGCAAAAATTAGTGCTTCTTTCAAGTTTGggccaaaaacaaaaaacaaacgcTATAGCACCGCTATTTTACCACTCTTTGGACCACTATAGCACTGATATCGGTAAAATACCGCCGCTAATAGCGTGACCGCTATTTTGACCGCTATTTTGCTTGAGGACCGCTAACCGCTATAGCACCGCTATTGATAACATTATATATTGTATGCACATTCTTAGAATACCTTGTTTTCTTACTCTTCATTTAGTGAACTCTTGACTTCAACCATATACAAATCTGTTTCTTTCCTTCTCGTATTAGTAACATGAGCTAACTTTCTGTTAAATACTTTTGATGCATACCTCAATATATAAGACTATGGTTAGATAATTGAAATCACTGGGTTTTGATATCCAATGTTACCGACTTTtcagattgatttgaaaatACATCGTTTTACTGTTGCATATAATTGTCTCATTTCTTTCTGAAAATTCATGACTATGATAATCTTGAGTTCTCCTAAACCATTATCAATGTTTTTTAATCGTAATACTTCCTTCCAAACAGTTCTTGAAGTTTGCATAACAATTAGCTCTCATTTTTATCCCTGTTAAGTCATAACTCTATAAAGCTATTCAAGTCATAGGGCAGAAAGTTAGTTTTTAGAGTCTGGAGGGCTAAACAGTAGTTCCATCCTTAACATGTACAAGGAACAAAAATGAATGGAGCGTTTTAGCGTCTGGAACAATCTTGTCCCAGCCTGATTTGAAGTAAATTTATATCCTGTTTTATCGAATTGCCTATGCAGTTTGGACCATCTTTAAAATGATTGCTGTGAGTTTCTGTATAGCAGCGAACTTTGATCACCATTGTAGTCATGAGGGTTAATCAGCTTCTGGAGTTTTTCAAACATAAATTTTGGATGATGTAACTTAAATTGAGGGTTTATTCTTGTGTCAAGATATATATGTCAAAGTTAAAATTTACTTGGTGGTTGATATGGGTTCAGTTAGAATCCACTTGGTTCTAGCGAAATTTTGTCACATTTAGACCTATTTATGTGAGTTTTTTTGACCACGTGCAGTAGGTTGAATGCATGGGTCACAAGAATTGGAGCATGATTGCTTGCTTAAGTAGGTCGAGTGTTTGATTAGATCAACACCAGAAACTAGACTCACACTGTTGTAGACCTGAACTCTGACCCAGACACCTAGTGGGCCAAAGACCACTTAGAAGTTAGAACTCAATTTGCCCCTGAAATACTTCCACCCTCTATCTGACCTTTCACGATCTTTATCTGTTAAACCTGTCGTTGCTTGCACTCTCATACTTTCTGaaaacatacaaattttttaatctgAATGCAAGTTTTTATCCAATCGATGTAACatgatttatcttttttttttttttttttttttttttttgcatagcGGGAGTTCAATTGTTTATTGTCCATAATAACATTGCGGCAAATACTTTGTGTAAAATGACCACTATTAATTGTATCTTGCACAAAATGTGGATTAAATATCATACATCAAACTTTGAGTTAAATGATGGTCAAAATGTATTATTTGGTCCTAATAATGACCAAAATATGATATCTTAAAGTTTTGGTGTCAAGACAAAATTtccaaaacttcaaaatgaTGTTAGAACTCCAGGTAAATGCATTTGAGAATAATTCGCTTAGTTCGTGGATTGTATTGGGTAACCCAAATCTCAATATAACCTTATGTAACTCACTAATCTACACATAATTTGAGCCCACAATACATAAGTTAGTCATGACTTGCAGCCCGCTCATAGCTTGGCCTGCTGGTGCTTGCGGACGGCTTGTATGTGAAGACCAGACCTGTGGCCTGGGCCGTGGCCCATTTCGTTCCACATAGCCAGATAACCCCATGTATTGATACCCATACGAATTGGTTGTGGCCTGGCATAAAGCAGTACAACTAACATGAACATCAAGCTCTTGAATCTAATTTCATGCACAATGTCACATAAGGTTGCTCATTCAGCTGAATTCAATTTTGAGTTATATGGTCCACTTTTTGCCTTGAAAACTGATTCTGTGGTTCACTTGGTGTTGGTCAAAGATGGTTCTTTTACATACTACTGTTGGCTCCTGAAACTCAAACTAATTGACTCGCAAAAGATAATATATAGGATCGTAACTTTCTGCTATGCGATTTAGCCTTGTCTGCAtgatttatgtatatgttggcTCTCTATGGACTACTTAACTTGCAAAAgataatatataacttttatgatTCTATTTGGTcctttgtttttgcttttttaCAAGTGTAAACAATTCTTGCAGGGTCAATACCTGGCATTTCGTTTGACCAGATGAAACTACAGATAAAACTTGGAGTTCCTCGACCTCTTCAAGCCACCTTAGATGTTGAGAAAGTGAAGTCGGTTTTCCCCTAGTAAGTGTCTTGAACTTGGATTCATACTTGCTTGACTTTTTTACACTTGGTAATTGCAAATACTCATTTTTCTCGTTCTGTATTGTTCGCTAAgtagttaattactaaaatagcGGTGTAGCGGTCAAGGTCCGCTATATGCTATTGGTTATAGCGGTGAGATAGCGGTAATGAAAAtattatgcaatatatatatatatatctaatgggggaagtgagtatggggttgtcccccatctaagcttagatgggggacaaccccatactcacttttcccatatataatacttattacttaatatttaataaaaatatcaattaatactttatactCAATAGAAATAgcaaaagtcaagcttaaaagtgtcaatatttgaAACATTAGTGTTACTACTTGCAAAAATTAGAGCTTCTTTCAAGTTttgcccaaaaaaaaaaaaaatccgcTATAGCACCGCTATTTTACCACTCTTTGGACCGCTATAGCACCGATATCGGTAAAATAGCGCCGCTAATAGCGGGATCGCTGTTTTACCTCAGGTCCGCTATCCGCTATAGCGCCACTATTAACTACACAGATTGTTCGTTcaacttattttgttttgttgtggggtgGTAGTGGGAAAATCGAGCATGTTGAAGTAGTGGATGGTGGATTAATATGTTCAAGTGGTGTGCATGTAGAAGAAATGGGCGACAAGGATGATAACTGTTACATAGTTAATGCAGCCGTATATGTTGGTTACTGAGTCTGTTGCAGGCAAGTATTATCTCCTGTGACAAATACCTATGTTTTTACTGGATAATGTTTAATCAACATCTATGCATTCTACAATATGATTAATTTAGCCTTAGGAACCTTCATTTTCATTAGATTATCAAGATATATTTGGCTAGAAGCCCATCAATAAGATGGGCCATGTAAGAATGAATAGGTGgagtgactttttttttcttttgtttgatgaattcAGTTTTGTTGCTAAATTACATCCTGGATATGTTTTGCCTTCTTCAGTTCTACTGTATGATAGAAATCGATCCTAGATAGCTTTTGCGAAGAGATTTCTTAAAGTTACGTGAATGGATTAGTATGGAACACCGTTTGTAAGAATGATAGAATATACAGCAGATAGAATACGCATTACACTCTTGACTCAAAACATTTCATGTAGTATGAAAATATTCTTAAACATCATCAGTGCCTATCCAACTGGAACCagtattttttgttatatttctAGTCTTCATTAGTTCCCTAATGCCAGTAACGCTATCCCATTTCCCTGCATCCGCTAAAGTATTTGATAACGCAACATATGCCCCGGGCCTACTATTACTACTTAACTTAAAAAGCTCATTGGCAGCAATACTTGCCATCTCTACATCGCCATGTATTCTACAAGAACTAAGCAACGCTGCCCAAACATCAGAATTAGGCTTCTCAGGCATCGACATTACAAACTGCAATGCTTGATTAAGCCTTCCTGCTCGGCCCAGTAGATCAACCATACAGGCATAGTGCTCCATGTGTGGTTTCAAACAGTAATCGTTCTCCATGATTTTAAAAATCTCTATCCCTTTAGATACCAAGCCAGCGTGTCCGCAAGCCGAAAGAGCACCAAGGAAAGTGACATGATTTGGTCTAATATCATAGATTTTTTGCATTCGACCAAAAAGCTCAAGTGCTTCAGTCGGATCACCATTCTTCCCATACCCATCAATCATCGAAGACCAAGAAAACACATTCTTTACACGCATGCCATCAAAAACCGTTCTAGCATCTTCAATCTTCCCACATTTTGAGTACATGTCAACAAGAGCACTTTCCATCTTAATATTACTTGCAAATTCGGTCTTCATAAGTTGCCCTTGTACTTGTTGCCCAACTTCAAACGTCGATAATAAAGAACAAGCGCCTATAATACTTGCAAAAGTAGACATGTTTGGCTTAAA
The sequence above is drawn from the Erigeron canadensis isolate Cc75 chromosome 4, C_canadensis_v1, whole genome shotgun sequence genome and encodes:
- the LOC122596394 gene encoding uncharacterized protein LOC122596394, whose translation is MILTNTNTCFLKPKSITLLHNHQSLIIKKSSPKFTVFATSPPISMATSSTSATVPNPSLTLLFVEMGVGYDQHGQDVTKAAMKACRDAISSNSIPAFRRGSIPGISFDQMKLQIKLGVPRPLQATLDVEKVKSVFPYGKIEHVEVVDGGLICSSGVHVEEMGDKDDNCYIVNAAVYVGY
- the LOC122597136 gene encoding pentatricopeptide repeat-containing protein At1g28690, mitochondrial translates to MLSYIPSNPLTATSISESLQSYIISDTPFHGQKIHTHILKTGFNPNTNIYIKLLILHLKCSCIIYARKVFDEMPQPTLTAYNFMIAGYTRYGEVGQSLNMFRRLVSCNEKPDGYTFSMILKASSNDYMLSNRSRTGLRIGKEVHGQIVKAYGNMDDVLSTPLVDLYVKSGRVEYARRVFDFMMDKDLVCSTSMISGYMRQGYVENAEDVFEKTGEKDVVMFNAMIEGYSKSVETAKRAIDVYISMQRLDFKPNMSTFASIIGACSLLSTFEVGQQVQGQLMKTEFASNIKMESALVDMYSKCGKIEDARTVFDGMRVKNVFSWSSMIDGYGKNGDPTEALELFGRMQKIYDIRPNHVTFLGALSACGHAGLVSKGIEIFKIMENDYCLKPHMEHYACMVDLLGRAGRLNQALQFVMSMPEKPNSDVWAALLSSCRIHGDVEMASIAANELFKLSSNSRPGAYVALSNTLADAGKWDSVTGIRELMKTRNITKNTGSSWIGTDDV